The DNA window CAGCCGGTCAATGCAGGCCAGAAAGGCCGCCAGCGTTTTGCCTGACCCGGTGGGCGCCGCGATCAGCGTGGCATGCCGGGCCAGGATGTGCGGCCAGCCCTGCTCTTGCGGTTCAGTCGGGCTGCCGAATTTTGCCAGGAACCAGTCCCGGACCACCGGATGGGCCCACGACAGCGCGCTTTCACCCCGGAAAGACATTCTCTGATTGTAAGTGAACTTCACGTTTTCGCCAATTGTTCGCCTTGTAAAATTTTGCGCCGTCACCGGCATCCGTGCCCCAGGTCACTGCGGCACCCTTGGCGCTCCGGGTACTCTCCCAATGCGCTCACGCGCAGGGTTTGGTGTCTTCACTGGCTATTGGTTACTATTTGACAAATCGACCGACTCAGCATTTGTCCCAGGTAACCTGCGGTTCCTCCAGGTATACCTGGCATAAGTTGTTGACTTCGCGCGTAGCATGGGGGGAGGGGGTCGTCTAAGGTTTACTTATTCTTAAACTTCTGGTATTCCACTCGACGCTTCTCTCTCCGCAAGTTGATATCATCGTCCGCGCATGGCTCTCTCCCTCAAAGACATCATCCGCTGCCCCAAGTGCGGTGGAGCGGAGATTGTCTACTCCTGTGAGCCGAAATGCTGCTTCAACCACGTCTGCGCCGATTGCCGCAGCACCTTCGAGATCAACACCGTGAAGACCGGACAAACCGTCACCGCGACAGCGAAGGTGGACGAGCCGCAATCCGGCGAACCGACCACCTGCTGCGCCTCCTGCGAGAGCCTGCGCGTCGGGGTCTTGAGCACCGAAGGAAACCTGACGCTGCTCTGGTGCGGCAACTGCAACGCGGTTTCCAGGATGGTGATCGAAGAGTTTGTCGAGGGCAGTTTCTAGGCTTCGTTTAAAATCGCCTCCATGTCGGAAGAGCGCGCGCGCAAAATCAAGCTGCTGTTGATGGACGTGGATGGCGTCATGACCGACGGCACCCTCTGGTTCTTCCCCGCTCCTGCCGGGGCGCGCCAGGAGACCAGCCAGAAAGCGGCGGAAATGGCCGCCCGCGGCGGTTACGCCATCAACAGCCCGCACGTGGTCGAAGCCAAGGGATTCAACGCGCACGACGGCACCGGCATCTCGCTCGCCCGGCTCGGCGGGCTGAAGACGGGATTGATCACCAAGCGTATCTCTGACACCGTGGCGCTACGCGCCCGCGACCTGCGCCTGGACCACGTGCACCAGGGAATCGCCGACAAGCTGACG is part of the Terriglobales bacterium genome and encodes:
- a CDS encoding HAD hydrolase family protein — protein: MSEERARKIKLLLMDVDGVMTDGTLWFFPAPAGARQETSQKAAEMAARGGYAINSPHVVEAKGFNAHDGTGISLARLGGLKTGLITKRISDTVALRARDLRLDHVHQGIADKLTVFREILRDEKLSPEQAAYIGDDIIDLPVMEHCGLAIAVPNSRAEVLAAAHYVTEHAGGHGAVRDAIEFILRAQGKLDEVFDAYMRDRTPQKS